A genomic window from Triticum urartu cultivar G1812 chromosome 7, Tu2.1, whole genome shotgun sequence includes:
- the LOC125523407 gene encoding uncharacterized protein LOC125523407 has protein sequence MTSLCCSYMPYLWISGPSLAECQRGYSHSPNCYGMSFAPQPSSYQNNYSYGWPENQNMSYRSNNPEISLFASSNHMHGFRYNEESHNYAPQQIYLAPTHIPQHYEMLPMELNGPPFGQPTTPATAEQSHVQVPTQDEFDDIDKLTLLSLEFTWSAEDDPIRKVILEEMKKIKSGKELVEEVRKIEKNINAGSTISSQLELSVSGIPLDTCEVPTPSYPAKEDSKCLEEEISQIEEDELEDKEQDDQELECPSDQDKDPLHLTPGEVKEAPIVEDEEPEIHLPIIIQERDIAGLSNPLDDMGPYELFATTLHCMMLSVKIDLKKCLLGYDDTYTVGGIAHINDDHTYFPHAKPMLNDKYHPHVSIELAESYHTHHVLYSYAYVIGYSIDDLEGITPFTCMVSFVECSFRFLLLHRSLHADQVRGDIPWDPGGS, from the coding sequence ATGACATCCTTATGTTGCTCCTACATGCCATATTTGTGGATTTCAGGGCCTTCACTCGCTGAATGTCAGCGTGGTTACTCTCACTCTCCCAATTGTTATGGCATGAGCTTCGCCCCACAGCCTAGCTCATACCAAAACAATTACTCATATGGGTGGCCTGAGAACCAAAATATGTCATATAGGAGCAACAACCCTGAGATCTCACTGTTTGCTTCTAGTAATCATATGCATGGATTTAGGTACAATGAGGAGAGCCACAACTATGCTCCACAACAGATTTATTTAGCTCCTACTCATATACCTCAACACTACGAGATGTTGCCAATGGAGTTAAATGGTCCTCCATTTGGTCAACCAACAACTCCAGCAACCGCCGAGCAATCTCATGTGCAAGTGCCCACACAAGATGAATTTGATGATATAGACAAGCTCACATTGCTTAGTCTCGAGTTCACTTGGAGTGCCGAGGATGATCCTATTAGGAAGGTTATACTAGAGGAAATGAAGAAGATCAAGAGTGGAAAAGAGCTAGTGGAAGAAGTAAGGAAGATTGAGAAGAACATCAACGCCGGCAGCACTATTTCTTCACAGCTTGAGCTGAGTGTTTCTGGGATTCCCCTTGATACATGTGAGGTTCCAACACCTTCATATCCAGCCAAGGAAGATAGCAAGTGCCTTGAGGAAGAGATATCTCAGATTGAAGAAGATGAACTAGAAGACAAGGAACAAGATGACCAAGAGCTTGAATGCCCAAGTGATCAAGACAAAGATCCGTTGCATCTCACTCCTGGAGAAGTAAAAGAAGCTCCTATAGTTGAAGATGAAGAACCAGAAATTCATTTGCCCATCATCATACAAGAGCGTGATATAGCAGGTTTATCTAATCCTCTCGATGACATGGGTCCATATGAATTGTTTGCTACTACCTTGCATTGCATGATGTTATCTGTTAAAATAGATTTGAAGAAGTGTTTGCTTGGATATGATGATACATATACTGTTGGTGGCATTGCTCATATTAATGATGATCACACTTATTTTCCTCATGCCAAACCTATGCTTAATGATAAATATCATCCTCATGTTAGTATTGAGCTTGCTGAGTCCTATCATACTCATCATGTTCTTTATAGCTATGCTTATGTAATTGGGTACTCTATTGATGATTTAGAGGGCATTACCCCTTTCACTTGTATGGTCTCTTTTGTCGAGTGCTCTTTTAGGTTTTTGCTACTGCACCGTTCACTACATGCTGACCAGGTTCGAGGTGACATTCCTTGGGACCCCGGTGGATCCTGA